From Zalophus californianus isolate mZalCal1 chromosome 16, mZalCal1.pri.v2, whole genome shotgun sequence, one genomic window encodes:
- the VEZF1 gene encoding vascular endothelial zinc finger 1 isoform X1, whose protein sequence is MEANWTAFLFQAHEASHHQQQAAQNSLLPLLSSAVEPPDQKPLLPIPITQKPQAAPETLKDAIGIKKEKPKTSFVCTYCSKAFRDSYHLRRHESCHTGIKLVSRSKKTPTTVVPLISTIAGDSSRTSLVSTIAGILSTVTTSSSGTNPSSSASTTAMPVTQSVKKPSKPVKKNHACEMCGKAFRDVYHLNRHKLSHSDEKPFECPVCNQRFKRKDRMTYHVRSHEGGITKPYTCSVCGKGFSRPDHLSCHVKHVHSTERPFKCQFSSLMQTCTAAFATKDRLRTHMVRHEGKVSCNICGKLLSAAYITSHLKTHGQSQSINCNTCKQGISKTCMSEEAGSQKQQQQHVTSWPGKQVETLRLWEEAVKARKKEAANLCQTSTAATTPVTLTTPFNITSSVSSGTMSNPVTVAAAMSMRSPVNVSSAVNITSPMNIGHPVTITSPLSMTSPLTLTTPVNLPTPVTAPVNIAHPVTITSPMNLPTPMTLAAPLNIAMRPVESMPFLPQALPTSPPW, encoded by the exons ATGGAGGCCAACTGGACCGCGTTCCTGTTCCAG GCCCATGAAGCCTCCCATCACCAACAGCAGGCAGCACAGAACAGCTTGCTGCCCCTCCTGAGCTCTGCTGTGGAGCCCCCTGATCAGAAACCATTGCTTCCAATACCAATAACTCAGAAACCTCAAGCAGCGCCAGAAACATTAAAAGATGCCAttgggattaaaaaagaaaaacccaaaacttcATTTGTGTGCACTTACTGCAGTAAAGCTTTCAGGGACAGCTATCACCTGAGGCGCCACGAGTCCTGCCACACAGGGATCAAGTTGGTGTCCCGGTCAAAGAAAACCCCCACCACGGTGGTTCCCCTCATCTCCACCATCGCTGGGGACAGCAGCAGAACTTCGTTGGTCTCGACCATTGCTGGCATCTTATCAACAGTCACTACATCTTCCTCGGGCACCAACCCCAGCAGCAGTGCCAGCACCACAGCTATGCCCGTGACCCAGTCTGTCAAGAAACCCAGTAAGCCTGTCAAGAAGAACCATGCTTGTGAGATGTGTGGGAAGGCTTTCCGAGATGTGTACCACCTCAATCGGCACAAGCTCTCCCATTCGGACGAAAAGCCCTTCGAGTGTCCTGTTTGTAATCAGCGTTTCAAGAGGAAGGACCGGATGACTTACCATGTGAGGTCTCATGAAGGAGGCATCACCAAACCCTATACTTGCAGTGTTTGTGGGAAGGGCTTCTCGAG GCCTGACCACTTAAGCTGTCACGTAAAACATGTCCATTCAACAGAAAGACCCTTCAAATGCCAA ttttcctcccTCATGCAGACGTGCACTGCTGCCTTTGCCACCAAAGACAGACTGCGGACACACATGGTGCGCCACGAAGGCAAGGTATCGTGTAACATCTGTGGGAAGCTTCTGAGTGCAGCGTACATCACCAGCCACTTAAAGACACATGGGCAGAGCCAAAGTATCAACTGTAATACATGTAAACAAGGCATCAGTAAAA CGTGCATGAGCGAGGAGGCCGGCagccagaagcagcagcagcagcatgtAACGAGCTGGCCAGGGAAGCAGGTGGAGACGCTGAGACTGTGGGAAGAAGCTGtcaaggcaagaaagaaag AAGCTGCTAACCTGTGCCAAACCTCCACGGCTGCTACGACACCCGTGACTCTCACTACTCCATTCAATATCACGTCCTCTGTGTCGTCTGGGACGATGTCAAACCCAGTCACAGTGGCAGCTGCAATGAGCATGAGAAGTCCAGTCAATGTTTCAAGTGCAGTTAACATAACCAGCCCAATGAACATAGGGCACCCTGTAACTATAACCAGTCCATTATCCATGACCTCTCCTTTAACACTTACTACCCCAGTcaacctccccacccctgtgACTGCTCCAGTGAATATAGCACACCCCGTCACCATCACGTCTCCCATGAACCTGCCCACACCTATGACGTTAGCTGCCCCTCTCAATATAGCAATGAGGCCTGTAGAGAGCATGCCTTTCTTACCCCAAGCTTTGCCTACATCACCACCTTGGTAA
- the VEZF1 gene encoding vascular endothelial zinc finger 1 isoform X2, whose translation MEANWTAFLFQAHEASHHQQQAAQNSLLPLLSSAVEPPDQKPLLPIPITQKPQAAPETLKDAIGIKKEKPKTSFVCTYCSKAFRDSYHLRRHESCHTGIKLVSRSKKTPTTVVPLISTIAGDSSRTSLVSTIAGILSTVTTSSSGTNPSSSASTTAMPVTQSVKKPSKPVKKNHACEMCGKAFRDVYHLNRHKLSHSDEKPFECPVCNQRFKRKDRMTYHVRSHEGGITKPYTCSVCGKGFSRPDHLSCHVKHVHSTERPFKCQTCTAAFATKDRLRTHMVRHEGKVSCNICGKLLSAAYITSHLKTHGQSQSINCNTCKQGISKTCMSEEAGSQKQQQQHVTSWPGKQVETLRLWEEAVKARKKEAANLCQTSTAATTPVTLTTPFNITSSVSSGTMSNPVTVAAAMSMRSPVNVSSAVNITSPMNIGHPVTITSPLSMTSPLTLTTPVNLPTPVTAPVNIAHPVTITSPMNLPTPMTLAAPLNIAMRPVESMPFLPQALPTSPPW comes from the exons ATGGAGGCCAACTGGACCGCGTTCCTGTTCCAG GCCCATGAAGCCTCCCATCACCAACAGCAGGCAGCACAGAACAGCTTGCTGCCCCTCCTGAGCTCTGCTGTGGAGCCCCCTGATCAGAAACCATTGCTTCCAATACCAATAACTCAGAAACCTCAAGCAGCGCCAGAAACATTAAAAGATGCCAttgggattaaaaaagaaaaacccaaaacttcATTTGTGTGCACTTACTGCAGTAAAGCTTTCAGGGACAGCTATCACCTGAGGCGCCACGAGTCCTGCCACACAGGGATCAAGTTGGTGTCCCGGTCAAAGAAAACCCCCACCACGGTGGTTCCCCTCATCTCCACCATCGCTGGGGACAGCAGCAGAACTTCGTTGGTCTCGACCATTGCTGGCATCTTATCAACAGTCACTACATCTTCCTCGGGCACCAACCCCAGCAGCAGTGCCAGCACCACAGCTATGCCCGTGACCCAGTCTGTCAAGAAACCCAGTAAGCCTGTCAAGAAGAACCATGCTTGTGAGATGTGTGGGAAGGCTTTCCGAGATGTGTACCACCTCAATCGGCACAAGCTCTCCCATTCGGACGAAAAGCCCTTCGAGTGTCCTGTTTGTAATCAGCGTTTCAAGAGGAAGGACCGGATGACTTACCATGTGAGGTCTCATGAAGGAGGCATCACCAAACCCTATACTTGCAGTGTTTGTGGGAAGGGCTTCTCGAG GCCTGACCACTTAAGCTGTCACGTAAAACATGTCCATTCAACAGAAAGACCCTTCAAATGCCAA ACGTGCACTGCTGCCTTTGCCACCAAAGACAGACTGCGGACACACATGGTGCGCCACGAAGGCAAGGTATCGTGTAACATCTGTGGGAAGCTTCTGAGTGCAGCGTACATCACCAGCCACTTAAAGACACATGGGCAGAGCCAAAGTATCAACTGTAATACATGTAAACAAGGCATCAGTAAAA CGTGCATGAGCGAGGAGGCCGGCagccagaagcagcagcagcagcatgtAACGAGCTGGCCAGGGAAGCAGGTGGAGACGCTGAGACTGTGGGAAGAAGCTGtcaaggcaagaaagaaag AAGCTGCTAACCTGTGCCAAACCTCCACGGCTGCTACGACACCCGTGACTCTCACTACTCCATTCAATATCACGTCCTCTGTGTCGTCTGGGACGATGTCAAACCCAGTCACAGTGGCAGCTGCAATGAGCATGAGAAGTCCAGTCAATGTTTCAAGTGCAGTTAACATAACCAGCCCAATGAACATAGGGCACCCTGTAACTATAACCAGTCCATTATCCATGACCTCTCCTTTAACACTTACTACCCCAGTcaacctccccacccctgtgACTGCTCCAGTGAATATAGCACACCCCGTCACCATCACGTCTCCCATGAACCTGCCCACACCTATGACGTTAGCTGCCCCTCTCAATATAGCAATGAGGCCTGTAGAGAGCATGCCTTTCTTACCCCAAGCTTTGCCTACATCACCACCTTGGTAA
- the VEZF1 gene encoding vascular endothelial zinc finger 1 isoform X5, with product MEANWTAFLFQAHEASHHQQQAAQNSLLPLLSSAVEPPDQKPLLPIPITQKPQAAPETLKDAIGIKKEKPKTSFVCTYCSKAFRDSYHLRRHESCHTGIKLVSRSKKTPTTVVPLISTIAGDSSRTSLVSTIAGILSTVTTSSSGTNPSSSASTTAMPVTQSVKKPSKPVKKNHACEMCGKAFRDVYHLNRHKLSHSDEKPFECPVCNQRFKRKDRMTYHVRSHEGGITKPYTCSVCGKGFSRPDHLSCHVKHVHSTERPFKCQFSSLMQTCTAAFATKDRLRTHMVRHEGKVSCNICGKLLSAAYITSHLKTHGQSQSINCNTCKQGISKKAANLCQTSTAATTPVTLTTPFNITSSVSSGTMSNPVTVAAAMSMRSPVNVSSAVNITSPMNIGHPVTITSPLSMTSPLTLTTPVNLPTPVTAPVNIAHPVTITSPMNLPTPMTLAAPLNIAMRPVESMPFLPQALPTSPPW from the exons ATGGAGGCCAACTGGACCGCGTTCCTGTTCCAG GCCCATGAAGCCTCCCATCACCAACAGCAGGCAGCACAGAACAGCTTGCTGCCCCTCCTGAGCTCTGCTGTGGAGCCCCCTGATCAGAAACCATTGCTTCCAATACCAATAACTCAGAAACCTCAAGCAGCGCCAGAAACATTAAAAGATGCCAttgggattaaaaaagaaaaacccaaaacttcATTTGTGTGCACTTACTGCAGTAAAGCTTTCAGGGACAGCTATCACCTGAGGCGCCACGAGTCCTGCCACACAGGGATCAAGTTGGTGTCCCGGTCAAAGAAAACCCCCACCACGGTGGTTCCCCTCATCTCCACCATCGCTGGGGACAGCAGCAGAACTTCGTTGGTCTCGACCATTGCTGGCATCTTATCAACAGTCACTACATCTTCCTCGGGCACCAACCCCAGCAGCAGTGCCAGCACCACAGCTATGCCCGTGACCCAGTCTGTCAAGAAACCCAGTAAGCCTGTCAAGAAGAACCATGCTTGTGAGATGTGTGGGAAGGCTTTCCGAGATGTGTACCACCTCAATCGGCACAAGCTCTCCCATTCGGACGAAAAGCCCTTCGAGTGTCCTGTTTGTAATCAGCGTTTCAAGAGGAAGGACCGGATGACTTACCATGTGAGGTCTCATGAAGGAGGCATCACCAAACCCTATACTTGCAGTGTTTGTGGGAAGGGCTTCTCGAG GCCTGACCACTTAAGCTGTCACGTAAAACATGTCCATTCAACAGAAAGACCCTTCAAATGCCAA ttttcctcccTCATGCAGACGTGCACTGCTGCCTTTGCCACCAAAGACAGACTGCGGACACACATGGTGCGCCACGAAGGCAAGGTATCGTGTAACATCTGTGGGAAGCTTCTGAGTGCAGCGTACATCACCAGCCACTTAAAGACACATGGGCAGAGCCAAAGTATCAACTGTAATACATGTAAACAAGGCATCAGTAAAA AAGCTGCTAACCTGTGCCAAACCTCCACGGCTGCTACGACACCCGTGACTCTCACTACTCCATTCAATATCACGTCCTCTGTGTCGTCTGGGACGATGTCAAACCCAGTCACAGTGGCAGCTGCAATGAGCATGAGAAGTCCAGTCAATGTTTCAAGTGCAGTTAACATAACCAGCCCAATGAACATAGGGCACCCTGTAACTATAACCAGTCCATTATCCATGACCTCTCCTTTAACACTTACTACCCCAGTcaacctccccacccctgtgACTGCTCCAGTGAATATAGCACACCCCGTCACCATCACGTCTCCCATGAACCTGCCCACACCTATGACGTTAGCTGCCCCTCTCAATATAGCAATGAGGCCTGTAGAGAGCATGCCTTTCTTACCCCAAGCTTTGCCTACATCACCACCTTGGTAA
- the VEZF1 gene encoding vascular endothelial zinc finger 1 isoform X4: protein MAAHEASHHQQQAAQNSLLPLLSSAVEPPDQKPLLPIPITQKPQAAPETLKDAIGIKKEKPKTSFVCTYCSKAFRDSYHLRRHESCHTGIKLVSRSKKTPTTVVPLISTIAGDSSRTSLVSTIAGILSTVTTSSSGTNPSSSASTTAMPVTQSVKKPSKPVKKNHACEMCGKAFRDVYHLNRHKLSHSDEKPFECPVCNQRFKRKDRMTYHVRSHEGGITKPYTCSVCGKGFSRPDHLSCHVKHVHSTERPFKCQTCTAAFATKDRLRTHMVRHEGKVSCNICGKLLSAAYITSHLKTHGQSQSINCNTCKQGISKTCMSEEAGSQKQQQQHVTSWPGKQVETLRLWEEAVKARKKEAANLCQTSTAATTPVTLTTPFNITSSVSSGTMSNPVTVAAAMSMRSPVNVSSAVNITSPMNIGHPVTITSPLSMTSPLTLTTPVNLPTPVTAPVNIAHPVTITSPMNLPTPMTLAAPLNIAMRPVESMPFLPQALPTSPPW from the exons ATGGCA GCCCATGAAGCCTCCCATCACCAACAGCAGGCAGCACAGAACAGCTTGCTGCCCCTCCTGAGCTCTGCTGTGGAGCCCCCTGATCAGAAACCATTGCTTCCAATACCAATAACTCAGAAACCTCAAGCAGCGCCAGAAACATTAAAAGATGCCAttgggattaaaaaagaaaaacccaaaacttcATTTGTGTGCACTTACTGCAGTAAAGCTTTCAGGGACAGCTATCACCTGAGGCGCCACGAGTCCTGCCACACAGGGATCAAGTTGGTGTCCCGGTCAAAGAAAACCCCCACCACGGTGGTTCCCCTCATCTCCACCATCGCTGGGGACAGCAGCAGAACTTCGTTGGTCTCGACCATTGCTGGCATCTTATCAACAGTCACTACATCTTCCTCGGGCACCAACCCCAGCAGCAGTGCCAGCACCACAGCTATGCCCGTGACCCAGTCTGTCAAGAAACCCAGTAAGCCTGTCAAGAAGAACCATGCTTGTGAGATGTGTGGGAAGGCTTTCCGAGATGTGTACCACCTCAATCGGCACAAGCTCTCCCATTCGGACGAAAAGCCCTTCGAGTGTCCTGTTTGTAATCAGCGTTTCAAGAGGAAGGACCGGATGACTTACCATGTGAGGTCTCATGAAGGAGGCATCACCAAACCCTATACTTGCAGTGTTTGTGGGAAGGGCTTCTCGAG GCCTGACCACTTAAGCTGTCACGTAAAACATGTCCATTCAACAGAAAGACCCTTCAAATGCCAA ACGTGCACTGCTGCCTTTGCCACCAAAGACAGACTGCGGACACACATGGTGCGCCACGAAGGCAAGGTATCGTGTAACATCTGTGGGAAGCTTCTGAGTGCAGCGTACATCACCAGCCACTTAAAGACACATGGGCAGAGCCAAAGTATCAACTGTAATACATGTAAACAAGGCATCAGTAAAA CGTGCATGAGCGAGGAGGCCGGCagccagaagcagcagcagcagcatgtAACGAGCTGGCCAGGGAAGCAGGTGGAGACGCTGAGACTGTGGGAAGAAGCTGtcaaggcaagaaagaaag AAGCTGCTAACCTGTGCCAAACCTCCACGGCTGCTACGACACCCGTGACTCTCACTACTCCATTCAATATCACGTCCTCTGTGTCGTCTGGGACGATGTCAAACCCAGTCACAGTGGCAGCTGCAATGAGCATGAGAAGTCCAGTCAATGTTTCAAGTGCAGTTAACATAACCAGCCCAATGAACATAGGGCACCCTGTAACTATAACCAGTCCATTATCCATGACCTCTCCTTTAACACTTACTACCCCAGTcaacctccccacccctgtgACTGCTCCAGTGAATATAGCACACCCCGTCACCATCACGTCTCCCATGAACCTGCCCACACCTATGACGTTAGCTGCCCCTCTCAATATAGCAATGAGGCCTGTAGAGAGCATGCCTTTCTTACCCCAAGCTTTGCCTACATCACCACCTTGGTAA
- the VEZF1 gene encoding vascular endothelial zinc finger 1 isoform X3 produces MAAHEASHHQQQAAQNSLLPLLSSAVEPPDQKPLLPIPITQKPQAAPETLKDAIGIKKEKPKTSFVCTYCSKAFRDSYHLRRHESCHTGIKLVSRSKKTPTTVVPLISTIAGDSSRTSLVSTIAGILSTVTTSSSGTNPSSSASTTAMPVTQSVKKPSKPVKKNHACEMCGKAFRDVYHLNRHKLSHSDEKPFECPVCNQRFKRKDRMTYHVRSHEGGITKPYTCSVCGKGFSRPDHLSCHVKHVHSTERPFKCQFSSLMQTCTAAFATKDRLRTHMVRHEGKVSCNICGKLLSAAYITSHLKTHGQSQSINCNTCKQGISKTCMSEEAGSQKQQQQHVTSWPGKQVETLRLWEEAVKARKKEAANLCQTSTAATTPVTLTTPFNITSSVSSGTMSNPVTVAAAMSMRSPVNVSSAVNITSPMNIGHPVTITSPLSMTSPLTLTTPVNLPTPVTAPVNIAHPVTITSPMNLPTPMTLAAPLNIAMRPVESMPFLPQALPTSPPW; encoded by the exons ATGGCA GCCCATGAAGCCTCCCATCACCAACAGCAGGCAGCACAGAACAGCTTGCTGCCCCTCCTGAGCTCTGCTGTGGAGCCCCCTGATCAGAAACCATTGCTTCCAATACCAATAACTCAGAAACCTCAAGCAGCGCCAGAAACATTAAAAGATGCCAttgggattaaaaaagaaaaacccaaaacttcATTTGTGTGCACTTACTGCAGTAAAGCTTTCAGGGACAGCTATCACCTGAGGCGCCACGAGTCCTGCCACACAGGGATCAAGTTGGTGTCCCGGTCAAAGAAAACCCCCACCACGGTGGTTCCCCTCATCTCCACCATCGCTGGGGACAGCAGCAGAACTTCGTTGGTCTCGACCATTGCTGGCATCTTATCAACAGTCACTACATCTTCCTCGGGCACCAACCCCAGCAGCAGTGCCAGCACCACAGCTATGCCCGTGACCCAGTCTGTCAAGAAACCCAGTAAGCCTGTCAAGAAGAACCATGCTTGTGAGATGTGTGGGAAGGCTTTCCGAGATGTGTACCACCTCAATCGGCACAAGCTCTCCCATTCGGACGAAAAGCCCTTCGAGTGTCCTGTTTGTAATCAGCGTTTCAAGAGGAAGGACCGGATGACTTACCATGTGAGGTCTCATGAAGGAGGCATCACCAAACCCTATACTTGCAGTGTTTGTGGGAAGGGCTTCTCGAG GCCTGACCACTTAAGCTGTCACGTAAAACATGTCCATTCAACAGAAAGACCCTTCAAATGCCAA ttttcctcccTCATGCAGACGTGCACTGCTGCCTTTGCCACCAAAGACAGACTGCGGACACACATGGTGCGCCACGAAGGCAAGGTATCGTGTAACATCTGTGGGAAGCTTCTGAGTGCAGCGTACATCACCAGCCACTTAAAGACACATGGGCAGAGCCAAAGTATCAACTGTAATACATGTAAACAAGGCATCAGTAAAA CGTGCATGAGCGAGGAGGCCGGCagccagaagcagcagcagcagcatgtAACGAGCTGGCCAGGGAAGCAGGTGGAGACGCTGAGACTGTGGGAAGAAGCTGtcaaggcaagaaagaaag AAGCTGCTAACCTGTGCCAAACCTCCACGGCTGCTACGACACCCGTGACTCTCACTACTCCATTCAATATCACGTCCTCTGTGTCGTCTGGGACGATGTCAAACCCAGTCACAGTGGCAGCTGCAATGAGCATGAGAAGTCCAGTCAATGTTTCAAGTGCAGTTAACATAACCAGCCCAATGAACATAGGGCACCCTGTAACTATAACCAGTCCATTATCCATGACCTCTCCTTTAACACTTACTACCCCAGTcaacctccccacccctgtgACTGCTCCAGTGAATATAGCACACCCCGTCACCATCACGTCTCCCATGAACCTGCCCACACCTATGACGTTAGCTGCCCCTCTCAATATAGCAATGAGGCCTGTAGAGAGCATGCCTTTCTTACCCCAAGCTTTGCCTACATCACCACCTTGGTAA